Proteins encoded together in one Verrucomicrobiota bacterium window:
- the def gene encoding peptide deformylase, with product MVLEVVKYGHPVLRKKGAKVESITPELRQLIADMFETMAAKRGVGLAAQQIGEALQLTVLDIRAVTDRPSTLELDGKPADPNSIMPLILLNPELTPAAEPVPGSEGCLSFPELYGEISRPESIDVRALNDRLEPVQFRCGGLLARAIQHEHDHLHGILFIDRMSAEKKRELKPELDELALETKAALKRGKGG from the coding sequence ATGGTCCTTGAAGTCGTGAAATACGGACACCCCGTCCTGCGTAAAAAGGGCGCCAAGGTCGAATCCATCACGCCGGAACTCCGGCAGCTCATCGCGGACATGTTCGAGACGATGGCCGCGAAGCGCGGCGTGGGACTCGCCGCGCAGCAAATCGGCGAGGCGCTTCAACTGACCGTGCTCGACATTCGCGCGGTGACGGACCGGCCTTCGACACTCGAACTCGACGGCAAGCCCGCCGACCCGAACTCGATCATGCCACTCATCCTGCTCAATCCGGAACTCACACCCGCGGCTGAGCCTGTCCCGGGCAGCGAGGGTTGCCTGAGTTTCCCGGAACTCTACGGCGAGATTTCGCGCCCGGAGTCGATCGATGTCCGCGCGCTCAACGACAGGCTCGAACCCGTGCAGTTCCGCTGCGGCGGATTGCTCGCGCGCGCCATCCAGCATGAGCACGACCACTTGCACGGGATTCTGTTCATCGACCGCATGAGCGCGGAAAAAAAGCGCGAACTGAAACCCGAGCTGGACGAACTGGCGCTGGAAACCAAGGCGGCCCTGAAGCGGGGCAAGGGCGGATAG